The genomic window CTCAGCATGTTTACAGGAATTATCGGTGGATGGTTGTTTGGAACGCTGACAAATGTTGTTACTCCTTACGAATACATTTATGGCATTCAATATGATTTCAGAATTTATAATGTGATTTACGCATTGATCAAAACGGTAGTGTTTGCATTCATCATCTCTTCCGTTCCTGCCTATCATGGCTATTTTACAAAAGGCGGAGCTTTAGAAGTAGGCAAATCAAGCACCACGGCTGTTGTGTACAGTTCCCTGCTGATTTTGCTTTTCAATTTCATTCTCACTCAATTATTACTGGCGTGATTGAAGTACGAAACATATCAAAATCATTTGGGCAGAAACAGGTTCTGAAAAATGTTTCGCTTGTCGCGGAGAAAGGGAAAACCACGCTAGTCATAGGAGAAAGCGGCCACGGAAAAACCGTGCTGATGAAATGCATTGTAGGCTTAGAGGAAGTAGACAGCGGTGCTGTTTTTTATGATGGCAGAAATTTTTCAGAAATGAAAATCAAACAGCGGAAAGAAATCCGAAAGGAAATGGGAATGCTTTTCCAGGGTGCTGCTCTTTTTGATTCTCTTTCGGCAGAAGAAAATGTGGGCTTCCCGCTTTCCATGTTTACTAATATGACCGAAGAAGAAAAACTGGAACGTGTAAATTTCTGTCTCAAAAGAGTAAATCTTGAAAATGCCAACAAACTTTTTCCTTCTGAACTCAGCGGAGGAATGAAAAAACGCGTGGGCATTGCGCGCGCTATCGCCTTGAGTCCAAAATATCTTTTCTGCGATGAACCCAATTCAGGATTAGACCCACTCACCTCGGTTGTGATTGATGATCTGATAAAGGAAATCACTCAGGAGTTCAACATCACTACCATCGTGAACACACACGATATGAATTCAGTGATGAACATTGGCGATAAAGTAATTTTTATTTACAAAGGGCAAAAGTGGTGGGAAGGAAGCAGCAAGGATATTCTTCATTCGGATAATAAGGAAGTTGCGGAGTT from Bacteroidota bacterium includes these protein-coding regions:
- a CDS encoding ATP-binding cassette domain-containing protein; protein product: MIEVRNISKSFGQKQVLKNVSLVAEKGKTTLVIGESGHGKTVLMKCIVGLEEVDSGAVFYDGRNFSEMKIKQRKEIRKEMGMLFQGAALFDSLSAEENVGFPLSMFTNMTEEEKLERVNFCLKRVNLENANKLFPSELSGGMKKRVGIARAIALSPKYLFCDEPNSGLDPLTSVVIDDLIKEITQEFNITTIVNTHDMNSVMNIGDKVIFIYKGQKWWEGSSKDILHSDNKEVAEFVGTAKMLKELKK